The sequence TTGTTTTTTTATGTTAATTTCCAGTGTTTAATTTTAAGAAAATATTATAGGGATAGTAAAGAGATTAAAGAATATAACAATTACCACAAAAGTAAAAGAGACCTTATTTGTCTATTGAAGTACAAAAATAGTTTCAGGTAATTTGACAATAACAACTATTAAGAGAAATCTAGTATTGAATTCAACAAAGCAAATTATTGTTCAAGAAAAAATAAGATATGGTACTCATTGGATGTAATTATTTTTAATAAAATAAATGGATTTTATAATGGTTAAAATATTGAATTTTAGTATCTTGGATTCTCTGGGTAAACCAATATCTATGCCAGAGATAGTGAGAAATTATTTTAGAGTTTTAGAAGTTATAAGTTCTTTACTAAAGGATTTTGTACTTCTCTAAACTATTCGTTTTACGGGGATAAATTACATTGGGTCTGTTCTATAAATGGAATTCTCCATTCTTTAGATATTACAAAAAGCAGAAGTTCACGATGTTCATTTTTTGAAAAATATAAAAAACAAATGTCCGATTGTGTATTACTTGGAGATAGTGGTTACTTATCTCAAAGTATTCAATTAGATTTGTTTTCAAACTGTAAATATCAAATTAGAAACACCAAAAAGAGTTAATCAGGAAGATTACAAACCCCAACCTTATATCTTTAGGAAGTCAAGAAAAAGAATTGAAACATTATTTTCGCAACTATGCGACCAGTTCAGAATTAGAAACAATTATGGTAAAACTTTTGAGGGTTTTAAAACAAGACCCGAGAGCTTGCTCGAACTGGCGAAGCAATTTTGGCAAAAATAACAGCATTAACATTGGTATAATATTCCAATAAATTCATTTTTGAACCAATAAACAATTTAATTACACTCAACGGGTTAAAAATTATAAAAAAAGTACCCTTCTTTTATAAGTTATTAAAAAAAACTAAAAGCAAAAAATTAAGCTATAAGAAATCAACTTTTTTTTTAAACCTCATTTTTAGTTTAGATACGGAAATGAAGTATATTTATAGCTATAAATTAAATTGGAATAAATTTTATACAATTCGTTTCTCAAATTTTGATTTAACAAACTAGTCAATTTAATTTGAGATCCATCTATTAAATGAATTTCTACGTAGTAATTATTATCAAAAGTAGAAAACCTAATATTATATTTTTCAAAATAATTTTTAGGGCCAATAAATTTAATAGATTCTATTTTTTCAATCTTAATAATTTTTTTATTTAAAGTATTATAAGATATTTCAATTTCATCCTTATGTAAATGTAAATCTATTGTGTGATTTTTTCTATAGTAATTCCATGTTAAAATTAATGTTGGTAATATAGAATAGAAGAATAAAAACAAATAAGATATAATATAAAGATTGTCATAATCTTCAAACATATAGATTAACATTAGAATTCCAAATGAATTAATAACTAGCATTGGTAATAAATTATTTATGATATTTTTAGGTGTTATTTTCATTTTTATGATGTTTCAAATCTAAATTTATTAAACAAAAAAAAGCTTCGCAATAGGGATGGAAGCTTTGTTTGAGCTCTTTTGCAAAATTTTAATTTGCAAAAAGCGAGTGCGGACAGCCCGACCTGTAATGAAATGGAAGGGATTGCTCTAAAAAAATTAATCGTTAAATAAATCGTTTTTAGCTAACAATGTTTTTGCTGTTTCTAAAACATCTTGTTCAACGAAAATATGTGTAGCTTTATCTGCCATTCCAAAACCTGCTGCAATTGCAGAATTGATATCGTTTCTTTCAACAAATTCGATATTGTTTAGTTCTAATAAATTTTTAACCGCTAATGCTGTTGTAGGTGTTCCAACGAATAATTCTACGTGATTTTCCATAATATCTATTTTATTTTGATAAAAGTACATATAATTTCTACCAAAAAAAACGCCTAACTTAAAAAATTAGGCGTTTTTCTACATTAATAAAAAAATAACTATGAAAATTGTTTATTCTTGATTTCTGAATATTAATTTACCATCAAAACTATCAAGTAAAATAATACTGTCTGTAGCAACTTTACCGGCTAATATTTGTTTAGAAAGTTCGTTTAAAACTTCTCTTT comes from Flavobacterium sp. I3-2 and encodes:
- a CDS encoding DUF2007 domain-containing protein is translated as MENHVELFVGTPTTALAVKNLLELNNIEFVERNDINSAIAAGFGMADKATHIFVEQDVLETAKTLLAKNDLFND